One Pyrococcus furiosus DSM 3638 genomic region harbors:
- a CDS encoding UPF0147 family protein, which yields MTNIEERINQIIQVLREQVVQDTAVPRNIRRAAEQAIEALQNKEKEPAVRAADAIAILEEISEDPNMPLHTRTIIWEVLGALEQIK from the coding sequence ATGACAAACATTGAGGAAAGAATTAATCAAATAATCCAGGTTCTTAGAGAACAAGTTGTTCAAGACACAGCTGTTCCAAGAAATATTAGGAGAGCTGCCGAGCAAGCAATTGAGGCTTTACAAAACAAGGAGAAAGAACCAGCGGTTAGGGCCGCTGATGCAATTGCAATACTTGAGGAAATTAGTGAAGACCCCAATATGCCTCTTCACACAAGAACTATCATTTGGGAAGTTTTGGGAGCATTAGAACAAATTAAGTGA